Within the Platichthys flesus chromosome 16, fPlaFle2.1, whole genome shotgun sequence genome, the region TACTATAACTATAAATTAATATCTCTCTATCACTGTTTAGTATGCAGTGATGTGATTGTGGTTGTATGACTTAACACTGACCTTTCGTTTTCACAGGAATTGCCACAGATCGGACACTGGAAGTAGGAACTGAATTGCTCAAGGAGTAAGTGTATCCTGCACATCCTACCTTCTATTTACTAACCGAGGCAAATAGTCAGATCCTACATATGCGTGTGTATCTGTCTTCCCCTTATCTAGTTTCATTTACCAGCGGgttcagagacagaaagacggCAAGACTTCAGTGACCAGGGCACAGCTGGGTGGAGGAGAGCTGTGTGACCCCAGACACAAGAAGCTTGCCATGTGTCTGCAGCAGATCGGAGACGAGCTGGACGGAAATGTAGAGCTCAACAAGTAGGTTCCCTGTCTGTGCATGGAATAACATATTATGATATGCAATGTTTTACCATTTACAACTGCATAATTAACCTGTCCTAATGGCTTATTGTTGTCTTTTCTAGTATGATAAATAGCTCTGCACTCAGTCCCACCAAAGAAATATTTCTGAAAGTTGCCATCGAGATCTTTTCGGATGGAAAATTCAACTGGGGCAGGGTGGTCGCACTCTTCTACTTTGCCTGTCGACTTGTCATGAAAGTAAGTACGGTAGCGGAGTTGTGTCTCACtttatttatgaaaacaaaataaattgagATGCATCTGTTTTATGAAAACATGATTGAATAACAAAGCCTTTTCCCTTCACACCTGTGTCAGGCTGTTGTGAACCAAGTTCCAGATGTCATTAGAACCATCATCAGCTGGACCACTGATTACCTTCGTGAAAATGTGATCAACTGGATCAGGGAGCAAGGTGGCTGGGTAAGCAGCTCCAACACATCATTGATTGGTATTTGATTTATTGCGCTTGATTCCTCATGAGACATTAGTTAATATTCATGGGTGTtaataatcttttcttttttcaggaaGGTATTGGTTCCTACTTTGGCACTCCTACATGGCAGACGGTGGGAGTTTTCTTGGCTGGGGTTCTCGCCACTGCTCTGGTCCTTCGAAAGATGTGAGGTGTATATGGAGAGCAGACGGGAGAAAGACGGGAGGGACTACGACTTTGGGAAATGTGGACCggagcaaaaacacaaaagaacattGGAATGACCACAGAAGGAAAAGATGGCAGAGCTGTACAGGAATAACCTGTTGGACAAGGAGAACCATCTCTGTCGCCCTTTCATGTCTAAGGATGTCTTTGAGTTTGACTTAAAGCAGTCTCTTACCCATGATTCCTATGCCACTGAGGAAGTGAGCTCGGCATAATCACATGCACAAAATGTGGTGGGTGGAGAGTTTGTCAGACCTAAACAGGGAATGCGATTTTaggtaatttattttttatttggtacAGAGATGAAAAGTCACTGCATTCTGTGTCGTGTCCAAACAGTTATATGGTCTGAAATTTTCTCAATAATCAAAGGATTATCCTTTCTCCATTATTTTtcatagttttatttttgttccgTTCAACTTGCTTTTCTGATCTTCCagctctctccatccatctcattCCTCATAGTGTCTGTAGCTTCTGAGTCCTGCCAATCTTCTCATGTATTTGTGAGTGTTTACTGGTGTAAATCTGTAGTGATTTGCTGGCAATGAAAGTGTTAGATTGCGGTCGCATTCCAATCAAGACAATGAGATATTTTGGCAAACAACCATCAGATACCT harbors:
- the LOC133970615 gene encoding apoptosis regulator BAX-like, with the translated sequence MASRPGGDDPGIATDRTLEVGTELLKDFIYQRVQRQKDGKTSVTRAQLGGGELCDPRHKKLAMCLQQIGDELDGNVELNNMINSSALSPTKEIFLKVAIEIFSDGKFNWGRVVALFYFACRLVMKAVVNQVPDVIRTIISWTTDYLRENVINWIREQGGWEGIGSYFGTPTWQTVGVFLAGVLATALVLRKM